The following coding sequences lie in one Candidatus Thermoplasmatota archaeon genomic window:
- a CDS encoding C1 family peptidase, giving the protein MKKLALKGLVCVLVGILFLIPTNFADGDEEDELSLEHQVLTQENPLVKGLFAELFPVEGEKFMGKVPPQWDWRDVDGYDWTTPIKDQLQDVCGSCWAFGSLAALESAIKIWRNEPETDVDLSEQYMLSCSPGSCEGWYWFNTLNWIKNNGAIPESCFPYEADDTIPCDAKCTEWREMLIGIDGYHAVHSDVLSIQNALVEYGPLGTTMDVYDDFYPNYTGGVYSQTSNEYVFGHCITIVGYDDTWGGEGEGYWICKNSWGTEWGEDGWFRIAYGECKIEKSTYYFTGPNYPPSRPEKPEGVMKGKVGEEYTYSATAIDPDDNKIKYCFEWGEGNTTWTSFVNSGETVRVNYTWTTKGDYDIRVKIRDEHGLESDWSDPLPVSMPKTYQNPFTMLLEKIFEWLEQILVRNVFTGIFNP; this is encoded by the coding sequence ATGAAGAAATTGGCATTGAAAGGTTTAGTTTGTGTTTTAGTAGGGATATTATTTTTAATTCCAACAAACTTTGCGGATGGGGATGAAGAAGATGAGTTATCTTTAGAACACCAAGTTTTAACACAAGAAAATCCTTTAGTGAAGGGGTTGTTTGCTGAATTATTTCCAGTTGAAGGTGAGAAATTTATGGGTAAAGTTCCTCCTCAATGGGATTGGAGAGATGTGGATGGGTATGATTGGACAACACCGATAAAAGATCAATTGCAGGATGTTTGTGGAAGTTGTTGGGCTTTTGGTTCACTTGCTGCATTAGAATCTGCGATTAAAATTTGGAGAAATGAACCTGAAACGGATGTTGATCTTTCTGAACAATATATGCTTTCGTGTTCACCGGGAAGTTGTGAGGGTTGGTATTGGTTTAACACGCTTAATTGGATAAAAAATAATGGAGCCATACCAGAATCGTGTTTTCCATATGAAGCAGATGATACTATCCCGTGTGATGCTAAATGCACAGAATGGAGAGAAATGCTAATAGGAATAGACGGTTATCACGCAGTTCATTCAGATGTTTTATCAATCCAGAACGCTCTTGTTGAATATGGTCCTTTGGGTACGACGATGGATGTATATGATGATTTTTATCCGAATTATACTGGTGGCGTGTATAGCCAAACAAGTAATGAGTATGTATTTGGTCATTGTATTACGATTGTTGGGTATGATGATACATGGGGGGGAGAAGGTGAGGGATATTGGATTTGTAAAAACAGTTGGGGAACAGAGTGGGGTGAAGATGGGTGGTTTAGAATTGCCTATGGAGAATGCAAAATTGAAAAAAGCACATACTATTTTACTGGACCAAATTATCCTCCTAGCAGACCAGAGAAGCCAGAGGGTGTAATGAAGGGAAAAGTTGGAGAAGAATATACTTATTCAGCAACTGCAATAGACCCAGATGATAATAAAATAAAGTATTGTTTTGAATGGGGAGAGGGCAATACTACGTGGACCAGCTTTGTTAACTCTGGAGAAACAGTCAGGGTGAATTATACATGGACTACAAAGGGGGACTATGACATTAGGGTAAAAATTAGAGATGAACACGGATTAGAAAGTGATTGGTCAGACCCACTACCAGTGAGTATGCCAAAAACCTATCAAAATCCTTTTACAATGTTACTCGAAAAAATCTTTGAGTGGCTAGAGCAAATACTTGTAAGAAATGTATTCACAGGGATATTCAACCCCTAA
- a CDS encoding FAD-dependent oxidoreductase, translated as MEAKKVDVVIIGGGIAGLTLAKFLAEKGIDFILLEEHNDFFQKACGEGIYLELAGYNFFDLYESKEGIEKIIYNTTISTKYGEIGLYMPIIMSDKKSVEKELARQAVTNGGKIVMNSKVNLITTDGNYLRVIPQNIMGKIVVGADGVNSIVREYMGIARPNIGIAAYGIHPDLGKPYDSCHIELKKNSYSLGLFMVFS; from the coding sequence ATGGAAGCAAAAAAAGTTGATGTTGTTATCATTGGCGGGGGCATCGCTGGATTAACACTTGCAAAGTTTCTTGCAGAGAAAGGTATCGATTTTATTTTGCTTGAAGAACATAACGATTTTTTCCAGAAAGCTTGTGGTGAAGGAATATATCTTGAATTGGCGGGATACAACTTCTTTGATTTGTATGAGAGTAAGGAAGGCATTGAGAAGATAATATACAATACCACCATATCTACCAAATACGGCGAAATTGGTTTGTATATGCCCATAATAATGAGCGACAAAAAATCGGTGGAAAAAGAGCTTGCACGGCAGGCAGTAACGAATGGCGGGAAAATAGTCATGAACTCTAAAGTGAATTTGATAACAACCGATGGAAATTATCTAAGGGTAATTCCTCAGAATATCATGGGAAAAATAGTTGTCGGCGCAGACGGCGTAAATTCGATCGTTAGGGAGTATATGGGCATTGCAAGGCCAAATATCGGTATCGCTGCTTATGGAATTCATCCTGACTTGGGAAAACCATATGATAGTTGTCATATTGAACTTAAAAAAAACAGTTATTCCTTGGGGTTATTCATGGTTTTTTCCTAA
- a CDS encoding CxxC-x17-CxxC domain-containing protein gives MYRERRESGSRFDRPPREMHKVICSDCGKETEVPFKPTEGRPVYCRDCFSKHRRRY, from the coding sequence ATGTATAGAGAAAGAAGAGAAAGTGGCAGTAGGTTTGACAGACCGCCAAGAGAGATGCATAAAGTAATTTGCTCTGATTGTGGTAAGGAAACCGAAGTGCCATTTAAACCAACAGAAGGAAGACCTGTTTATTGCAGGGACTGCTTTAGCAAGCATAGACGTAGATATTGA
- a CDS encoding phospholipase D-like domain-containing protein, which produces MLAILMGILLLIPNFSVSQPYGDGIDLRLKWVKVERSCIGEGELIKIKARVENCGTGNATIPPFTVSFYHDEINELNLIERKHYDSINVYRLPSVYWDTKGFTGECAIIAHVDIDDENNSNNDAVTSIKIFDTMPDEYEKKITITEIYYYARPNKNNEYVCIHNPTSKKIHLYGWYLTKDPWKRVDKQTKVIFPNMFMNENQTICITQNASSFFAEIGEVPDFEYYDCSSTPNLERKGSFILSNEGGVVCLKDLYNHTIDTVVYGNKNFSGGGEVKSINAVGAGEIMKRKYNGKFIDTNSSNDWEYNRTYRIGQSDFSPFRIQFRGNVTLFSSPDNSFDTISSEIERAKKSICLNIYEFTSPQLYYSLHRVLDKNVSIKLLLEGHPAGGLSMEERYIASKISEAGGKLFYMVGDESEGKYRRYTFDHAKYAIIDNETSIIQSANWGKTGVPASNTFGNREWGVVVRNESLANFLLDVLKEDTDYAEDIIPFNPSDFRYGNPYPDFVMNEGTPEGNYHPTFSPETINGTFNCTVILSPDNAEGKICRLINSARKSILVEQLYIQKNWDGLNPFLREIVNKSDEDIKVRVIMNYNPSYESTNEMNEETMKYLKQNDIDVKFVYSNWSYFSNMHNKGMIVDGNKTLVSSINWNENSVRNNREVGIIIENEDVGKYFTKIFNYDWNLSGYEEEDEMSETNYVNALAVTAVFAIAFLLLYFHWRRK; this is translated from the coding sequence ATGCTGGCTATATTGATGGGCATTTTGCTTCTAATACCTAATTTTTCAGTTTCCCAGCCATACGGAGACGGTATAGATTTAAGGCTGAAATGGGTGAAGGTTGAAAGATCATGCATTGGCGAGGGTGAGCTTATAAAAATAAAGGCAAGGGTGGAAAACTGCGGCACGGGAAATGCAACTATTCCTCCTTTCACCGTTTCTTTTTATCATGATGAAATAAATGAATTAAATTTGATAGAGAGAAAACATTATGATTCCATAAATGTCTACAGGCTCCCGTCTGTTTACTGGGATACAAAAGGATTTACAGGAGAATGTGCAATCATAGCCCATGTTGACATAGATGATGAAAATAACAGTAACAACGATGCCGTCACTTCCATAAAAATTTTCGACACCATGCCAGATGAATACGAGAAAAAAATTACAATAACAGAGATTTATTATTATGCCCGTCCGAATAAAAATAATGAATATGTATGCATTCATAACCCGACTTCGAAGAAAATACATCTCTACGGATGGTATCTGACAAAGGATCCGTGGAAAAGAGTAGATAAACAAACCAAAGTCATTTTTCCCAACATGTTCATGAACGAAAATCAGACCATATGCATCACACAGAATGCATCTTCATTCTTTGCGGAAATAGGAGAGGTACCAGACTTTGAGTATTATGATTGTTCCTCCACTCCAAATCTCGAAAGAAAAGGCTCGTTTATTCTTTCAAATGAAGGAGGTGTTGTATGCCTTAAAGACCTGTACAATCATACCATCGATACAGTTGTATACGGAAATAAAAATTTCAGTGGTGGAGGGGAAGTTAAATCAATAAATGCGGTTGGTGCAGGAGAGATAATGAAAAGAAAATATAACGGCAAATTCATCGACACAAATTCCAGTAACGACTGGGAATACAACAGAACATATCGCATCGGGCAATCCGATTTTTCTCCGTTTCGGATTCAATTCAGGGGAAACGTAACTCTCTTCTCCTCACCGGATAACTCTTTCGATACCATATCCTCAGAAATTGAAAGGGCGAAAAAATCCATATGCCTGAACATATACGAGTTCACCAGCCCTCAACTTTACTACTCCCTTCACCGCGTTTTAGATAAAAACGTTTCAATAAAATTACTTCTCGAAGGCCATCCTGCAGGAGGGCTGAGCATGGAAGAAAGATATATCGCCAGTAAAATTTCCGAGGCGGGAGGAAAATTGTTTTATATGGTGGGGGACGAAAGCGAAGGAAAATACCGTCGGTATACATTTGATCATGCAAAGTATGCCATCATAGATAATGAAACGTCGATAATTCAATCAGCAAACTGGGGTAAAACAGGTGTGCCTGCGTCAAATACGTTTGGGAACAGGGAGTGGGGTGTTGTCGTGAGAAATGAAAGTCTGGCAAATTTCCTTCTGGATGTCCTAAAAGAAGATACTGATTACGCTGAAGATATTATACCCTTCAACCCATCGGATTTTAGGTACGGCAATCCTTATCCTGACTTTGTTATGAACGAAGGAACACCCGAGGGGAATTACCATCCCACCTTTTCTCCGGAAACAATAAACGGCACATTCAATTGCACCGTTATTCTTTCTCCTGATAATGCGGAGGGAAAGATTTGCAGGCTGATAAATTCTGCAAGAAAAAGCATTTTGGTCGAGCAGTTATATATACAAAAAAACTGGGACGGACTGAATCCTTTTTTGAGAGAGATAGTGAATAAAAGTGATGAGGACATAAAGGTGCGTGTTATAATGAATTACAATCCATCATATGAATCAACAAATGAAATGAATGAAGAAACAATGAAATACTTGAAGCAAAACGATATAGATGTAAAATTTGTATATTCTAACTGGTCTTATTTCAGCAACATGCATAATAAGGGTATGATTGTGGACGGAAACAAAACATTGGTTTCATCTATAAACTGGAATGAAAATTCAGTGAGAAATAACAGAGAAGTGGGAATAATCATTGAGAATGAAGATGTCGGAAAATATTTTACAAAAATATTTAACTATGACTGGAACCTTTCCGGGTATGAGGAAGAAGATGAAATGAGTGAAACAAATTA